Proteins encoded within one genomic window of Polypterus senegalus isolate Bchr_013 chromosome 6, ASM1683550v1, whole genome shotgun sequence:
- the LOC120530821 gene encoding extended synaptotagmin-2-A-like isoform X1 yields MDSVIILMFFVVIVGAVVGKLSHFWGPYQHLMCTKEKRLLKENLEKKEAELRGLRRHFKRFSKAVKRFDEIKTWSDMVVSELIELHNEISEIVTGAPNENSHDVRAHRYIAKFDAFGVGMDLLKVKVVNLREETDHLHKELSDLLREKLMLSVKEPTGKVSKNNSEEKKAEEPVPRQEEKTPGLEGPLETQTALNATEPEIQKPSTASRCQALLYIVCPLWVVYVIGYFGCSFLWVIVVVIVKLQYSWRKEDREQQQQQALQDENLSDGQPSWVAVPDLEKSKWFNKILKQAWPSSCRYLEKMIVDSVTSHLRDNKFLKMLRFTRFSLGDKPPHVIGVKGYNPNKDQVILDLYLSYVANIDAKLEIPGVMSAGAKAIQFQAILRVFMNFIGHLPILRGMSISFVKKPKLDIDWTGITNVLDMPLFNTYFEEQIMDLIAQYYLLPKRYALYLAEGVTEEELMGPALEVILRIHLLEAQDLIAKDNLMRGLIKGKSDPYAKIQVANQYFKSRVIDNNLSPKWNEVFEATIYDVEDENLEIDIFDKDLNKDDFIGRMSISLEEIKERKVIDQWFKLENVPSGQLHLRLEWLTKPAES; encoded by the exons ATGGATTCcgttattattttaatgttttttgtcgTTATTGTTGGTGCTGTCGTTGGAAAATTAAGTCATTTTTGGGGTCCTTACCAACATTTGATGTGCACCAAGGAAAAGCGATTGCTTAAAGAAAACTTGGAAAAGAAAGAGGCAGAGTTGCGTGGTCTGCGTCGGCACTTCAAACGTTTTTCAAAAGCTGTGAAGAGGTTTGATGAAATAAAGACATGGTCAGACATGGTTGTTTCAGAACTTATTGAGTTACATAATGAAATCAGCGAGATTGTAACTGGGGCACCAAATGAGAATTCCCATGATGTTCGTGCACACAGGTATATCGCCAAATTTGATGCATTTGGCGTTGGAATGGATTTGCTAAAGGTTAAGGTGGTGAATCTGAGAGAGGAAACTGACCATCTTCATAAAGAACTTAGTGACTTGCTGAGAGAGAAACTCATGCTTTCAGTAAAGGAACCAACAGGCAAA GTCTCAAAGAATaacagtgaagagaaaaaagcagAGGAACCCGTACCACGTCAGGAGGAGAA gacaCCAGGACTAGAGGGACCCTTAGAAACTCAAACTGCTTTGAATGCGACTGAACCAGAGATACAGAAACCCTCCACCGCATCCCGTTGCCAAGCTTTGCTTTACATTGTATGTCCACTGTGGGTGGTGTATGTAATTGGATACTTTGGCTGCAGTTTTCTGTGGGTCATTGTAGTGGTCATTGTAAAACTGCAGTATTCCTGGAGAAAGGAAGACAGGGAGCAGCAACAGCAACAAGCCCTACAAGATGAAAATCTGTCTGACGGGCAGCCTTCTTGG GTTGCTGTGCCTGATCTTGAGAAGTCAAAATGGTTTAACAAG ATTTTAAAGCAAGCGTGGCCATCATCATGCCGCTACTTAGAGAAGATGATTGTGGATAGTGTGACTTCACATCTGAGAGATAACAAGTTCCTGAAAATGCTGAGATTCACAAGGTTTAGCCTTGGAGATAAG ccACCACATGTGATTGGTGTGAAAGGGTACAACCCAAATAAAGATCAAGTGATACTGGACCTCTATTTAAG CTATGTAGCAAACATTGATGCCAAGCTGGAAATCCCAGGGGTCATGTCAGCTGGGGCCAAGGCTATTCAG TTTCAAGCAATACTTCGTGTCTTCATGAATTTTATTGGCCATCTTCCAATACTTCGGGGAATGAGCATAAGCTTTGTAAAGAAACCT AAGCTGGATATCGACTGGACTGGAATCACAAATGTGTTGGATATGCCATTGTTTAA CACATACTTTGAGGAACAGATAATGGATCTCATTGCACAGTACTATTTACTTCCAAAGAGATATGCACTCTATCTTGCTGAAGGTGTGACAGAAGAGGAGCTGATGGGCCCAGCACTTGAG GTTATTCTGAGAATCCACTTGCTGGAGGCACAGGATCTTATTGCAAAGGACAACCTGATGAGGGGGCTAATCAAAGGAAAATCTGATCCATATGCAAAAATACAAGTGGCCAACCAATATTTCAAAAGCAGGGTTATTGACAACAATTTGTCCCCAAAGTGGAACGAAGTGTTTGAG GCTACTATATATGATGTTGAAGATGAAAATCTAGAGATAGATATTTTTGATAAGGACCTCAACAAGGATGACTTCATTGGAAG AATGAGTATCAGCTTAgaagaaataaaggaaagaaaagttaTTGATCAG TGGTTTAAATTGGAAAATGTACCGAGTGGGCAACTCCATCTGCGACTGGAATGGCTAACAAAACCTGCAGAATCATGA
- the LOC120530821 gene encoding extended synaptotagmin-1-like isoform X2, translating to MDSVIILMFFVVIVGAVVGKLSHFWGPYQHLMCTKEKRLLKENLEKKEAELRGLRRHFKRFSKAVKRFDEIKTWSDMVVSELIELHNEISEIVTGAPNENSHDVRAHRYIAKFDAFGVGMDLLKVKVVNLREETDHLHKELSDLLREKLMLSVKEPTGKVSKNNSEEKKAEEPVPRQEEKTPGLEGPLETQTALNATEPEIQKPSTASRCQALLYIVCPLWVVYVIGYFGCSFLWVIVVVIVKLQYSWRKEDREQQQQQALQDENLSDGQPSWVAVPDLEKSKWFNKILKQAWPSSCRYLEKMIVDSVTSHLRDNKFLKMLRFTRFSLGDKPPHVIGVKGYNPNKDQVILDLYLSYVANIDAKLEIPGVMSAGAKAIQFQAILRVFMNFIGHLPILRGMSISFVKKPKLDIDWTGITNVLDMPLFNTYFEEQIMDLIAQYYLLPKRYALYLAEGVTEEELMGPALEVILRIHLLEAQDLIAKDNLMRGLIKGKSDPYAKIQVANQYFKSRVIDNNLSPKWNEVFEATIYDVEDENLEIDIFDKDLNKDDFIGSGLNWKMYRVGNSICDWNG from the exons ATGGATTCcgttattattttaatgttttttgtcgTTATTGTTGGTGCTGTCGTTGGAAAATTAAGTCATTTTTGGGGTCCTTACCAACATTTGATGTGCACCAAGGAAAAGCGATTGCTTAAAGAAAACTTGGAAAAGAAAGAGGCAGAGTTGCGTGGTCTGCGTCGGCACTTCAAACGTTTTTCAAAAGCTGTGAAGAGGTTTGATGAAATAAAGACATGGTCAGACATGGTTGTTTCAGAACTTATTGAGTTACATAATGAAATCAGCGAGATTGTAACTGGGGCACCAAATGAGAATTCCCATGATGTTCGTGCACACAGGTATATCGCCAAATTTGATGCATTTGGCGTTGGAATGGATTTGCTAAAGGTTAAGGTGGTGAATCTGAGAGAGGAAACTGACCATCTTCATAAAGAACTTAGTGACTTGCTGAGAGAGAAACTCATGCTTTCAGTAAAGGAACCAACAGGCAAA GTCTCAAAGAATaacagtgaagagaaaaaagcagAGGAACCCGTACCACGTCAGGAGGAGAA gacaCCAGGACTAGAGGGACCCTTAGAAACTCAAACTGCTTTGAATGCGACTGAACCAGAGATACAGAAACCCTCCACCGCATCCCGTTGCCAAGCTTTGCTTTACATTGTATGTCCACTGTGGGTGGTGTATGTAATTGGATACTTTGGCTGCAGTTTTCTGTGGGTCATTGTAGTGGTCATTGTAAAACTGCAGTATTCCTGGAGAAAGGAAGACAGGGAGCAGCAACAGCAACAAGCCCTACAAGATGAAAATCTGTCTGACGGGCAGCCTTCTTGG GTTGCTGTGCCTGATCTTGAGAAGTCAAAATGGTTTAACAAG ATTTTAAAGCAAGCGTGGCCATCATCATGCCGCTACTTAGAGAAGATGATTGTGGATAGTGTGACTTCACATCTGAGAGATAACAAGTTCCTGAAAATGCTGAGATTCACAAGGTTTAGCCTTGGAGATAAG ccACCACATGTGATTGGTGTGAAAGGGTACAACCCAAATAAAGATCAAGTGATACTGGACCTCTATTTAAG CTATGTAGCAAACATTGATGCCAAGCTGGAAATCCCAGGGGTCATGTCAGCTGGGGCCAAGGCTATTCAG TTTCAAGCAATACTTCGTGTCTTCATGAATTTTATTGGCCATCTTCCAATACTTCGGGGAATGAGCATAAGCTTTGTAAAGAAACCT AAGCTGGATATCGACTGGACTGGAATCACAAATGTGTTGGATATGCCATTGTTTAA CACATACTTTGAGGAACAGATAATGGATCTCATTGCACAGTACTATTTACTTCCAAAGAGATATGCACTCTATCTTGCTGAAGGTGTGACAGAAGAGGAGCTGATGGGCCCAGCACTTGAG GTTATTCTGAGAATCCACTTGCTGGAGGCACAGGATCTTATTGCAAAGGACAACCTGATGAGGGGGCTAATCAAAGGAAAATCTGATCCATATGCAAAAATACAAGTGGCCAACCAATATTTCAAAAGCAGGGTTATTGACAACAATTTGTCCCCAAAGTGGAACGAAGTGTTTGAG GCTACTATATATGATGTTGAAGATGAAAATCTAGAGATAGATATTTTTGATAAGGACCTCAACAAGGATGACTTCATTGGAAG TGGTTTAAATTGGAAAATGTACCGAGTGGGCAACTCCATCTGCGACTGGAATGGCTAA